The Tenrec ecaudatus isolate mTenEca1 chromosome 12, mTenEca1.hap1, whole genome shotgun sequence genomic interval actgccatcgtgtCGATGCTGACTCGTGACCCTGAAatgataactctttacaggagtagaaagccctgtctttttccacgTGGGACGAGTGGGGAAGAACTCTTAGGCAGGATTCCTTCAAGCTCCCATTTTTGTGAACAGATTTCCTATACTAAAATGGTTTCCTGCAGCACAATTCCTTTCATGGGCAAGGTGGGAAAGGGCTTGAAATAAAAAAGCCATTGGTCCCAGGGGACAAATGAGCTTGCTTCTTTGGGAGCTTTAAGCCCCTTGGGTGTGTTACGCACTGGTTTGACTGGACCCTGGGTCCTCTTGCTCCCCTGTTTGAGCCAGGCTTTGCAGTGATGACCTGTATCTGTCAATCCCCTGAGTGCAGTCACTGATGTCTCTATGTCTCTGAGCAATGCCAGAGGGGAAGAGGATTCGGGCCTGCCTTGTTGAACCAGTGCTGAGTTAATTACCACCTTAACAAGAGAGGAGCCTGTCGATACTTTACACTTGGTAATGTGGAGTGCTGTTTCTTTGCCTGGAGGTGTTGTCCATGAGGATCTCCGCCTGCTCTTGGAGACACACTTGCCgtccaaaaagaagaaagtacTCTTGGGAGTTGGGGACCCCAAGATTGGTGCTGCCATACAGGAGGAGTTAGGGTACAGTTGCCAGACTGGAGGGGTGATAGCCGAGATCCTCCGAGGTGAGAGCATCCACAGGTACCATTCTCGACACCTTGGCCCTAGGGTGCTTAGGGGTTCCTTCTGGGGCAGTCCTTATCTGGTGCCCCAGAGTGGGTGGGAGCTAGTCCAGGCCCTGCCATGCTCACAGTCCTGCCTTCCTCCAGGGATTCGCCTGCATTTCCATAATCTGGTGAAGGGTCTGACTGACCTGTCTGCTTCCAAAGCCCAACTGGGCCTGGGACACAGTTACTCCCGAGCCAAAGTGAAGTTTAACGTGAACCGAGTGGATAATATGATCATCCAGTCCATTAGCCTCCTGGACCAGCTAGATAAAGACATCAACACATTCTCCATGCGTGTCAGGTAAAGTACATGGGCAGCCCCAGAAAATGCAAGCATTGATTGGGCTGGCTTTTAATTTGGAAAGAGTGCAGGGGCGGGGGTGCGTGCATGCCTCCTTGTGCTTACCACAGGCTGTGCTCTTGCACTGACTGTATAGAAAAAGGAGGCAAAGTAAGTGCCCTGTATACACCTCAACCCAAGCCCTGTCTGTGCCTGGTTTGTATTGTGAACGGGGCAACATGGCACCAAGATAAACGGGTCTGACTGCTTGTTTTCTTCGGGCAACTAGTCGTTGCCTGCCGGCTTGTGGCAATGGTCTCTGACTTGACTGGCTTTTTGCAGGGAGTGGTACGGCTACCACTTTCCGGAGCTGGTGAAGATTGTCAACGACAATGCCACATACTGCCGCCTGGCCCAGTTCATTGGCAACCGCAAAGAGCTGAACGAAGAAAAGCTGGAGGAGCTTGAGGAGCTGACGATGGATGGGGCCAAGGCAAAGGCTATCCTAGACGCCTCACGGTcctccatgggtcagtgcagggctGGTAGCCCGGGGTTGGCTCCCTGAGTGTTCCTGCAGTCCCACTGACTGAGTCTCTCGTAGGCATGGACATCTCTGCCATCGACTTGATAAACATTGAGACCTTCTCCAGCCGAGTGGTGTCTCTGTCAGAATACCGCCAGAGCTTACACACTTACCTGCGTTCCAAGATGAGCCAAGTAGCCCCCAGCTTATCTGCCTTAATTGGGGAAGCGGTAGGTCCTGGGGGTgctgggggggcggggtggagtgtgtgcgcacgcgtcACTGGGCTTGCTGAGAGGAGGGGAGCATAGACATTAAGTCGGCGGCGGGCGGTCTCTCCCCAGGTAGGGGCTCGTCTCATAGCGCATGCTGGCAGCCTCACCAACCTGGCCAAGTATCCAGCATCCACCGTGCAGATCCTTGGGGCTGAAAAGGCCCTGTTCAGGTACCAGCAAGGGCACCTGCCCACATTCAGGTGCCTTTTAGTTGTTGGGGATCACAGTGATGGCTGACCAGGGCCCCTGACCCATGCAGGCCTCTGCTGTGGGAGTGATGGGCCAGCCCTGGTGTCTGAGTGATGCCCAGGGCCCAGCAAAAGGGACCAAGCTTGCAGGTCAGCGGCATCAGATGCCTTTTattccctcttccccccccccccccccaggagctgTGGGTTGGCATGTGGGTGGAGGCAATCCCAGCCGGAGTCTCCCTCTGGAGACTTGGAGATGAGCTGCTTTGGAGTGGTTGAAATTCCTGATCTTAACACTTGCTGAATATTCTCAGagccctgaagactaggggaaacACCCCTAAATACGGACTCATTTTCCACTCCACCTTCATTGGCCGCGCAGCTGCCAAGAACAAAGGCCGCATCTCCCGATACCTGGCCAACAAGTGCAGCATCGCCTCGCGGATCGACTGCTTCTCTGGTAGGAGTTGAGGGGAGAGCTGGGGGTGGTTGTGGGGAGGCACTGGCTACCTTGGCAGCTTCCACAATGATGGTACTATTTTTCGTCAACAGCAGTTCACCCAGTGAGTGTTGATAGTGTTGGGTCTGAGTGAAGCGACAGGGTAGAAGGGACTGTAGAGGCCGATGGGTTGTCCCTCTAGGAGCTGACAAGactgtttcctccccctcccctccacacacCTACCCAGAGGTGCCCACGAGTGTATTTGGGGAAAAGCTTCGCGAGCAAGTCGAGGAGCGACTCTCCTTCTACGAGACCGGGGAGGTCCCCCGGAAGAACCTGGACGTGATGAAGGAGGCAATGGTGCAGGTGAGTGTGGGCTGCCGGTCGAGGAGGATGGATCCTAGCGGACGACTGGAGGTGATGAGCTATTAGCAGCCTGACCTTGTAATGTGGAGGCCAGGAACTGATTTAATGAGCCTGATCCAGTACATGGTGACAGGGAGCAGGGCTTGGAGGGGTGATGGGCCCTGACCAGTCTATCACTCCTGCACCAGGCGGAGGAGGCCGCTGAGGAGATGACTAGAAAGCTGGAGAAGCGGGAGAAGAAACgcttgaaaaaggaaaagaagcgaCTGGCTGCACTTGCCCTTGCTTCTCAGGAAAACAGCAGTGCTCCTGAGGAGTGTGCGGTCCCTGAGCAGGTTAGCAGGGTGTCAGCATTGGGAGTGGgccagaaagggggggggggcgcagctcAGGCTCGCTCTGTTGTCACCTCCCATTTTGTTCGCCCTCAGGAGACCAACGGGGAAAggcccaaaaagaagaaaaagcagaggGCCCAGGAGGCTCCGCAGGAAAATGGATTTGAAGACCCagctctctctgctctccccaaACCCAAGAAGAAGAGATCGAAGGAGGAGCTGGTCAGCAGTGATCCAGAAGGGACGCCTCTCcccaagaggaagaaactgaaaccTCTCCCCAGAGAGGAGCCTGCATGTGACCCTCAGGAGGCAGCAAATGGTGGGAGCAtcccaaagaaaaagaagaaggtccctgCGAAGGGGGAGCCCGCCAGCAGTGGACCCGAGGAGGCGGCTGCTAGCAGCAAGAGCAACAgcactaagaaaaagaaaaaaattaaaaaccagccCAGGAAGATTAAAATGGACATTCCCTCTCAATAAACGACTCGACAACAGTTGATCCGATCCATGTTTTATTATTGTCTTACATGGGCAGGGCAGCAATGACGGCCTCCGTGAAGTCGTGGCAGGTGGCATACCCACCCATGTCAGAGGTTCGGACCTGTGGGGAGAAGTGTCGTCATCTCTCCCTGACAGACTCCCCGCCACCCCCGCCCCACTGTCCCCTACAAAGCCAGGCCCAGAACAGCCTAGGCTTTGCTCAGCTGTCTAGAGGTAGGGTTCTGGTCCAATGTACTGGAGGGAGTGTAGGCAGCTGGGAGGAATAACGGGCTCTAGCCCCCATAGGGGTGCAGGTGGCTGATGACGGACTTGATGAAGTCAGAGGTGGTGCTGTAGCCGCCCATGTCCCGAGTCCGAACCTACAGGCGCCACCAGTGGTGCGGTGGGGAAGAAAAGAGAGCCCGTGAAGGGGATGCGTAGGGCAGTTAAGGTCAAGGGAACCGTGATCCCAAGGATCTGAGAGGGGGGCATGCCAGAAGGATGCTATAGCAATGTAAAGGTTTATAAGCATAGAGACAGCACAAGCCCGCTCCTGACATGGGGCCAGAGCCAAGTACAGGCAGGTAGGATGTGAGGATGGGAAGAGGCACTGAAGGCAGGATGGAAGATGGAGTAGATCAAGGACTGGACGAAGCTGCTTTGCAGGAAATGCAGAAGACCAGATGAGTGGGGAGTGGCAAGAGAATGCAGATGAGGATGAACTCCCACGTGTGGAGACCGTGAAGCAGGAGCCTCATCTTCCCTTCCCCAGGAAGCTAGCCTGCCTAAGGCAGTGGATGAAGCAGGGGAGGGAATGGCAGACAGGAGCAGAAAAGGGTAGAACGATCTAGATGAGACAggccagagaagggggtgaagaagAGCCCCCGGGGGGTCAGGGCAAGATCTGAGCATGGATGTTCTGGGGACCTGGAGGGAGAAGAGGTCTCAACTCAGGTTCCCCAGTGCCCAACCACCTTAACTCACCTTGCCAACTTTGATCACCTTCTTCACTGCATCAGAGATCATGGTGGCGTGGTGTTCAAGGCTGGCAATGGGGAGAGGGAGCGCCTGAGACATGCCCCACCGTGGGAGCAGCCCCCGCCCCTGTCCACCTCCTCCCCCAAGCCAGCCTACTTGAGATGCCGCAGCATGTTGGAGGCAGAGAGCAGCATGGCCGTGGGGTTGGCTATGTTCCTGCCCACAGCCTGGGCAAACGGGTGCCTGGCGCCCTGTGGGGCAAGGGGTGGGCCAGTCACAGGGAGAAGGCGTGGAGAAGCTGAGGTCATGGAGAAGCTATTAGGGGAGAGGCTGTGATTTGAGGCCACCAAGAACAGGGACTGTTGGGGGAAGGGCTATCAGGTCAGGAGGGTTCTGGGCGAGGAGATGGCATTGTGGGGTCAGGAGGACGGGCATAGAAAGACCTGACCGTACTCACCGTCTCAAACACTGCATATTCTGCACTGTAGCTCTCCCCGGGAACCACACCAGCTCCACCAACAAGGCCAGCAGCCAGATTGTCAATGATGTTCCCATACAGATTGGGCATCACAAGGACATCAAACTGGTAAGGATTCTGCACCAACTGGAGATTCAGATAGCATGTGGGAGTGGGGACCAAGAGGACTGCCAACcccttggcatcaacttgattccaattcatagtaactCAAAAGGACAGATGACTGCCCTAGCGGGCTTGCAAGGCTGTGAAAATCAAAAATCGGGAAGCAACCTTGCTCCCAGGCAGTGCtgtggctttgagctgctgaccttttggttagcagtcaagttctCCACCACTGGGGCCCTcgtggacaggaggaaggtacggCAACGCCACGCATTCCAGACCCACCCCGAGCACCAAGACTCACCTGCATGCAGCAGTTGTCTATGATCATCGTCTCAAACTTGACCTTGGGGTACAGTTCAGCAACCTCCCTGCAGCACTGCAGGAACAGCCCGTCCCCAAGTTTCCTGGCCATGGACCAGAGGGAACACAGTTAGGCCGACAATGAGTGGGGCACAGGGAACTACTTTCCTTGGACCACCCCCACATCACAAAGCCTCATCCCTCACATGATGTTGGCCTTGTGCACGGCTGTGACCTTGCCCCGACCCTTCTTGGTGGCATAGTCAAAGGCGAACTTTGCAATCCGCTGAGACTTGGTTCGAGTGACGATCTTCAGGCACTCAATCACCCCCTTGGCACTCTGGGTGAAAAGAGCAACAGCTGAGTGAATGGCCCTGATTGGGGAGTGGGTTTCTACGCTTCTCGCCAATCTCCAAACCTAGGCTCCTGATTTCTGGGGCTTCACCTCGTGTTCTAGAGAGCTGTATTCCCCTTCCGTCTGCTCTCGGATGATGACCAAGTCTAGATTGTTGTGTCGGGTCTTGTAGCCAGGAAGTGACTTCACATGGACCACATTTGCAAACAGATCCAGCTTTCGCCTGTGGGGGGCACAGAGCACCGCCACTGCACCCAGTGCCCTGGCAGCACGCCTTGGACCCACTGCCCCCATCCTGCCCTGCCTACCTCAGCCTCATGTCATAGGAGGCCAGTTCCCCCTTATATTCCATCGGGGTATGGATCTTTCCTGCGAACAAGAGTCAGGAGTGGGGTGTCACACTCAGGCAACCATAGTCAACCCCGCCCGGGGCATCATGCAATCTAGACACCCATATCTTCAACTTGAAATCTGGGCTCTGTCATTGCCCTTGGGGGTCAGGGGCAAAGGAAGAGAATGTGTCcactgttatttttgtttgtttcgacTGAAACCCAAGCTTTGAGGTGGTTCAGTTATGACTGATGAAGCAAAACTGTAGTAGACCCAAATGCTTCAAAATGTATGTGAGCCTGGCATGGGATGAAAGCAGGGAATATGAGGGGGTCGGGCGCCCTAGAGTCAGGGAGATGAGGGAGGCCAGACTGCTGGCAGGGCCATGGAGCACCCCCACAATCAAGGTAGCAGTGGCAGGTGGCCAGCCCTGAGCAGGGGCTCCGACGCCTAACTGCTCCAAGGAGGCTGCCATGCAAGGAGGATCCTGTCCTTGTCTCCAATGAAGAGGACTGAGTTCCTGCAGTGCTTCCACCAGGAATTGCTTCCGCTTCACCCAACCTTTGAAAATTGGGCTTTGTTCCAGTTTTTCTTCCTTGGCCATGACTGAACCAGGAAGAATTGGTTCAAAGCCCTGGTTGAATCACCAGAATGAGCCCAAGGACAGACGTGACATTTTCCCTTATTTATCAAGCACCGCCTGGGTTAACAGGCTGACAACGCTAGGGGAATCTATGGCTGTTCTTGATGTTTGCctttttgatattttttttcaattattaTTTCCTAAATCAACAACCAGATGCCAGGCATTAGGGACATCAACAAAACAAACCTACAATCCATCTTCTAGGAGCAAACATTGCCCTAGGGAAGACAGCATGATGACATGTTAATACCACGGGAAGGGGCTGCTCTCCCAGAAGCACCAGAGATGGATGCCTTTAACAAACAGGAATTATTTTCTCACAGGTCAGGAAGCAGTAAGTCAGAATTCCAAGTGCAAGGCCTAGGGGAAGGTCTCTCCATGGGCTCTAGGGCAATCTGGCTCTCCAGCTGGTTTCCTGGCTCCCTGgaagatctccatgtggcttgccatcaATCTGCCTCCATCTCAGCTTCTCCTGCTTGCTCCATCTTTTACATGTCTAATGAAAACGACTCAAATGCTACCTATGGTAATCCTCCATCATGACCTTGACAGAGAGAGCCCGCTTCTAAACGGGATCAAAGCTACAGGCAGACAGGATTTCTAACCTATTTTTGAGGGACATTGTTAAATCCCTGACAGAGAAGTAATAAGCAATACACAGAAACACAGAGTAGAAATTCCCTCTGGTAAGACAGAGTCAAACAAAAGCTGGGAGTGTACTGAGGCAGCACGGTGACCCCTATTATATGCGATGCCTGAACCTTTATTTAATAAATCCTTAACTTTATTTAGGAAAACGGTCTTTGCAGATCTACATTACGGGTTTCAAGAAAGCATCAGTCTGGAGCAGCTAGAGAAATGATGAACAAGTCTTAATGACGGGCTCCAACCCTCAGAAAACTTCCTACACTCATGACCTCTCAAGTCCTGGCTCCCAAGGGGAAGGACTAAGGAAGCAAGGATCGgcggggagggggttgggagtgAATGCTATTAGTACGCGAGGACAGGGGCGGATtttaaagggggagggggaagagtaaTGCCCGAGGGCACACGCACCGATGATGGCCACCTTGTTCTCCTTCATGGAGCTCAGGACTTGATCGAGCTTCTCCTCCGAGGCGATATTCTGCACCTCACTGAGGTGGTGCTCCTGGAACTCCACCGGGACCCCTGCAGCCTTCAAGGGCAGCCCCCACGCCAAAGTGCCGGTCAAGGTCAAGCACACCCTTTCCAGCTCACCCCCTCCTCCCGGCTGGAGGATCCCCACGGCCACTCACCTTGAACACCTCCTTGACGGCGTGCATCAGCTCGGGCCCCACGCCGTCTCCTGGCAACATCGTCACGGGAAAGGCCCCCTCCACCCTCGCGTCCTCGGcctgggggcgggcggggggcagCAGAGCTGGAGccccggtgggggtgggggcccccGGAGGCAAGGAAGGGcgcggggagggcggggaggggcaAGCCGAcggcggggagtggggagaggggacagtCCGCGGCCCCCCGGGCACTCACCTGGCTCCGCGAGGTGGCACGCGACACGGCGGAGGTGCCCAGCGCCCTCCATATCCCGGGGTCCGGGGCGGCAACCAGTGCCTGCGACCGAGACACACAAGGCTGTGGGGTCGGGCCTGAGCCCCCACCCCGCAAACCTCATCTCATGCAGTGACCTTGCCCTCTCGGAAAACCCCGGGCCTCACTCGGGTCAGGCAGCGGACGCGGTTCAGCGCGGCCATGATCTCTGCCGGAAGTCGCGCCGGAAGTGACGCTCGTTGACGCGGGGCTCCGGCAACGGGGCTTCCGGCCCGTAGTAGGGACTTGCCCGTGTTCCCGCCCCCTTTGCTGCTTTCCCTGTCTTTTCTCTCTCGCCCTTGGCCTTGGAGGTAGACGGTTTATCCGCTTGCGGAGGCTTCGCTCCGCCTCCGGGCTGACGGCGGCGGGACACGCCCCTGTGTAGCTATTGCGTTATCTGCCGTCCTGCTATCCCTGTCGATCGAACGCGACCGTCCGGGAGAGCGTGAGCTTTCACGTCCAGCAAACATAGCAAAGAGCCCGGTTTCGCAAGAAGCTGAGTAGCGATTCGGGGGGCGGGGTGCCTTTCAAAAGTGTGTTTGTTACTATACACCTGTCACTCTAGTTGTCGTTAACGAATGCCGCACGGTCCCTGTGGGCCAGGCACGAGGGCCACTAGCACCCTGTAGCTCATCCAGAAAAGTTCTTGTCTGGTTTCTCCGTCAACCCCCCTAGCCAGCCCGATTGTTGCGAGCAACCGCCCatcgtgatttttttttttaatccgacCGTGTGATTTTTTGTCGACAAAAACTCTTAATTCTATGGAGAGATCGTGCCGGAAATGAGGTTAAGCATGCCACTGTAACCAAGGACGGTTGCAATTTGCCtttgttttatttctattttttaatcattttactggggctcgcaccactcataacattccatacatcagttgtatcgagcatatttgtacatatgttgccaaaacattttctttctacttgaacccttggtatcagctcctccttcccctcccaccctcgtgaatccttgaccaATGatatattatttcatattttacactgttgtctcccctcactcacatttctgttattcaaccCCTTCAGGGGGGGCCTATATATCCAGccttgtgatgggctccccctttctctcccttccccctccttgaCCATCCCTCTACTCTTATgacatcactactcccactactgttgctgaggggtttatctgtcctgaatttcatgtgtcaagagcttGTCTTTGTTTTAATTCCAGAATGGTCCTGCTCGCGAATGACATCTCTACAAACAAAAGGACACAGAAAGATTTGCCCAAAGtctggattccaactcattgacTCTCCATGGAAATGAGAGTGGAATGGGGTGGTTTGGTTGGTTGTccctggtggggggctgggggtgctGTGGTTTATGGCTTCGGTAGGGGTGTAGGATCTTTAAGgcaaaccaccaggcctttcttctggaagCACCTGTAGGTGCCCttgaaccaccaatttctccattAACGCTCTTGCACATGACCGTTTGGACCATCCAGAGACTCATcataaacttttctttctttgtttgctcaatatttcatataaatgggatcATATAATAACTGTCCCTGTGCATCTGACTTATTTTACCTAGCATGATGCCTTCCAGGTTCATCCAAGGTTTAGCATGTAGCAGAACTTCATTTCTTTCTGGCTAAATAATGTTCCACGGTATAGAGGCACGACATTCTGATGGCTACTTGAGTGATCTCTACCTCTTGCTATTGCAATGCTGCAGTGCGTGAACATTGTGTGGCAGCATCCCAGTACCTGGTTTCAATTTTTTTTAGTATAAACTTAGAAGTGGAATTACTGGCCCATATGGTAgttccattttaattttctaaGGAGAACCTACATTTTTAACAGATGCTTCCAGATAAGGCCCACTGAGATTTAAGAACCATTAGCTAGGTTCTCTGTGTGATAAGTACATCATTTGTCTACCTCACCAATCAAACAAGCAGCAGGGCAGTCTCTCAGACCAAGAGAGGGAGTCCAGCGGTTCCAATTTGGGGAATAAAGCCCAAACTTTGTGCCTCATTGTCTGCAGTCATATAGCTGGGGTGTTCTCTACTCCATTAGGGGAGTGAAAGTTTAAATCAGGTAAAAATGTGTATATGAACCTCAGACACATGAATGTGCTATGTAAATATAAGGCTTCCATAATCCTGGGTTCCTCTGGTGGTTGAcaagggtccctggtggcacaatgagttcatcattgggctgctaacccaacaaggtcaatggttcaaacccacctgctgcactaagggagaaagatgaggctatttgctcctgtaacgatttataatctcagaaaccctatgtagtattggtaggagttggaaacaacttggtGATagggagtttgttttgttgttgtttcctaaTATCATTATGGTTAATGTAgcatgttgactagagaaacaaatccagagacactcatgtatgtgtaagagagagctctatatcaaagagcaattgtatattcaggaaatcatcccaacccggtccatatcaagtccttaagtccaacattagcctatgtgtgtgatactagtccataaattcctctacagaatcatgcagcacatgccatgatgccaaaTGATCACacgtcagtgggtagaaagtccagtGGACCCagtagtggtagaagcatctcagggctgccaTAGGTCTCCAAGTgactcccccagctccagggcgCTGGCTCCATCAACATGgcaccacgtggcttgtcaacaggaatgtgtagcagagagagtgtgtatcctgcctccagggaggaagaaaggaagttcccagaatcctcacgagaaggccacgcccacaaggaggcatcaggctgtgatgtgattgacaggatagactccaccccttcacttttttgtttagtttttgggttttttttcatagGGAGTATATTTTTCCCaggaacacaaaaggcaactgtaTACACAGATCTCTCCAGATGGGatctacagaaatcaaattgaacaCCTGTGGGAAAAGACGATGGAGAAtgccagcagctaaaaccaggacaGGGACCCATGgtggaacatgccatcaattTCTCCTATGCGAGTTCAGGTTGATGGTTTGcttagtttgtttttaatcattttattgggggctcttacagttcttataaccatccatccatgcatccactgggtcaagcacatttgtacatatgttgccatcatcatttttgaaacatttttttctatttgagtccttggtgtcagcccctcacattccccctccctccctcatgaacagccCTGCCCTCTTAATATCCTCAGGTTGGCACGAGATTCCATAACTACCGTATATAGTGTGTTAAAATATAGTCTTAACACAGCCCATCTTCCCTCATATAGCCctcaaaatacaaacaaacaatgcATCGCCTTGTTCCCTGCGACTCCCTGGTCCCAACGTCCACGCCGCTGTTACTATCCACCGGAAAGCCCTAAGgcccgagtgctccttagaggcaaggatgatgagactgggTGTGCCACActctgacatgttgtcaggagagaccagtccttggaggtgTTTGGTACAGCGGAGGGCAgaggagaagaggaaggctctccaggagctggactgatacagtggctacaacagcgggctcaggcagagggaccAGTGTGAGGCGGGCACAGGGATGGGCATACAGTTGCTGGGAGTCGGAACTGACCAGATGGCAgttacagcaacaacaacacccaCCATTTGTCACCTCTGAACATCGCCTTTTCTGATGAAGAGCGTGTGGGCGACCAGCCTCTCCCAGCGTGGGTGTGGTATGGGAAGGACTGGCAATAGCACCGGCCTCAGTTCTGACCAGTTTCCGAGGGGATGCAACCACCCGTTTTCTGTCAGTAGTTGAGCATTGGACCACTCACACCATGTAGGAACCCGGCGACTTTCTATATGTCTAGCCCATTGACTGTCTAATGAGGGGGCCCTGCTGGCATAgatattacacattgggctgcagctAAATGGAAGGTCATAAGTTCAAAActgctagccactccatgggagtaagacgaggctttctactcccataaaagtgtacaccctcagaaactcacatgggcacttctaccctgccctatagggtccctgtgagtcagctttgactcaatggcaatgagtttggtttgtttgtgtgtgcgAGTTTGGTTTTTACTGATGTCTCGTAAGATTCCTTTAAACTGTAGCAATTGGCTTATCAATGATTTatgtattgattgattgatttgcaAAACTGATTTCTGATCATCAAAATCAGGATCTGGTCGTCAGTGGGGCACAGTGACGGGAAGAGTTCGTGGCAGATGAGGGGAGAGCTTCTATGGGGCCGGCCGTATTCTCCGTTTCCATCTGGTTGCTGGTTACAAATGTGCatttgttaggtttctcgggtgggaaataccgtGGTCCTTGGCTTCCCACAAGAAGGAATTCACacggaagcctggtttgtgatccaagtgagtttttataaaggacaggatAGGTTTCAGGTTTTACAATCACAAAGGAGTACACACTATTTCAGGGGACCAAACCACAGCCAAGGTATTTAAAACCCTGGCTGGGGAATCGTGGTTGACCTcactggctgaattaagcccacctgcgtCTAGTTTGGGCCGCCCAGGTGTACCGTCCACCTGGCTTGGGGGCTTGAATTAGAGCATGCCCAGTTAAGGTCTTTGTAGATGTTTAACACTCACCTGATTCTCTTCCAGCCTCCTCTAGGG includes:
- the NOP56 gene encoding nucleolar protein 56 — encoded protein: MVLLHVLFEHAVGYALLALKEVEEISLLLPQVEECVLSLGKFHNIVRLVAFSPFASSQVALENANAVSEGVVHEDLRLLLETHLPSKKKKVLLGVGDPKIGAAIQEELGYSCQTGGVIAEILRGIRLHFHNLVKGLTDLSASKAQLGLGHSYSRAKVKFNVNRVDNMIIQSISLLDQLDKDINTFSMRVREWYGYHFPELVKIVNDNATYCRLAQFIGNRKELNEEKLEELEELTMDGAKAKAILDASRSSMGMDISAIDLINIETFSSRVVSLSEYRQSLHTYLRSKMSQVAPSLSALIGEAVGARLIAHAGSLTNLAKYPASTVQILGAEKALFRALKTRGNTPKYGLIFHSTFIGRAAAKNKGRISRYLANKCSIASRIDCFSEVPTSVFGEKLREQVEERLSFYETGEVPRKNLDVMKEAMVQAEEAAEEMTRKLEKREKKRLKKEKKRLAALALASQENSSAPEECAVPEQETNGERPKKKKKQRAQEAPQENGFEDPALSALPKPKKKRSKEELVSSDPEGTPLPKRKKLKPLPREEPACDPQEAANGGSIPKKKKKVPAKGEPASSGPEEAAASSKSNSTKKKKKIKNQPRKIKMDIPSQ
- the IDH3B gene encoding isocitrate dehydrogenase [NAD] subunit beta, mitochondrial isoform X1, which translates into the protein MAALNRVRCLTRALVAAPDPGIWRALGTSAVSRATSRSQAEDARVEGAFPVTMLPGDGVGPELMHAVKEVFKAAGVPVEFQEHHLSEVQNIASEEKLDQVLSSMKENKVAIIGKIHTPMEYKGELASYDMRLRRKLDLFANVVHVKSLPGYKTRHNNLDLVIIREQTEGEYSSLEHESAKGVIECLKIVTRTKSQRIAKFAFDYATKKGRGKVTAVHKANIMKLGDGLFLQCCREVAELYPKVKFETMIIDNCCMQLVQNPYQFDVLVMPNLYGNIIDNLAAGLVGGAGVVPGESYSAEYAVFETGARHPFAQAVGRNIANPTAMLLSASNMLRHLNLEHHATMISDAVKKVIKVGKVRTRDMGGYSTTSDFIKSVISHLHPYGG
- the IDH3B gene encoding isocitrate dehydrogenase [NAD] subunit beta, mitochondrial isoform X2 yields the protein MAALNRVRCLTRALVAAPDPGIWRALGTSAVSRATSRSQAEDARVEGAFPVTMLPGDGVGPELMHAVKEVFKAAGVPVEFQEHHLSEVQNIASEEKLDQVLSSMKENKVAIIGKIHTPMEYKGELASYDMRLRRKLDLFANVVHVKSLPGYKTRHNNLDLVIIREQTEGEYSSLEHESAKGVIECLKIVTRTKSQRIAKFAFDYATKKGRGKVTAVHKANIMKLGDGLFLQCCREVAELYPKVKFETMIIDNCCMQLVQNPYQFDVLVMPNLYGNIIDNLAAGLVGGAGVVPGESYSAEYAVFETGARHPFAQAVGRNIANPTAMLLSASNMLRHLNLEHHATMISDAVKKVIKVGKVRTSDMGGYATCHDFTEAVIAALPM